A window from Hemicordylus capensis ecotype Gifberg chromosome 2, rHemCap1.1.pri, whole genome shotgun sequence encodes these proteins:
- the SMIM36 gene encoding small integral membrane protein 36, producing MDFYLEIDPVTLNLIILVASYVILLLVFLISCVLYDCRGKDPSKEYAPEIPTETQPPIRLVVMQQGNPGTRWGKGLVPAYENSSGPPGKRTTVV from the coding sequence ATGGATTTTTATTTGGAAATTGATCCAGTTACCTTGAACTTGATCATCCTGGTAGCTAGCTATGTTATCCTGCTTTTGGTTTTCTTAATTTCTTGTGTGCTGTATGACTGTCGGGGGAAAGACCCTAGTAAGGAATATGCTCCTGAGATTCCAACGGAAACCCAGCCTCCAATCCGGCTAGTGGTGATGCAGCAAGGAAACCCCGGTACCCGCTGGGGTAAAGGACTTGTCCCTGCTTATGAAAATTCTTCTGGTCCACCAGGGAAAAGGACTACTGTTGTTTAA